The genomic stretch gaaagcagtagaagatggcccaaatccttgggccccagtacccgtgtgggagacctggaagaagctcctggctcctggcttctgatcggtgtagctccagctgttgcggccaattgaggagtgaaccatcagatggaagacctctctctctctctttgcctctcctcttgctacataactctgactttcaaataaataaatcaatcttaaaaaataaaagaccaggTGTGTTGGGTACTCATTGTCAATGAAAAGCCCCATATGGATCTGGGATCCAGATACCAAGTTTCTTCACTGGTCCAGTTGCCCCCTGGGATATTGCTCAGGGTCTGAGAGCTAATCATATGGAGAAAAAcctgagagatggagaaaagttTAAAGACTGAAGATCAGGAGAAAGTCCTCGGGCAAGTACTGGTGTGGTGAGAGATGACGTGGGAATAGAAACCCTCGTGACTCAGGGTGAGGGGCGCTGGGGACTGGAGACCAAGGACTGGGGCAGCATGGGCTGGCCCTGCCCGCTCTCCCTGATCTCAACTGAGTCACCCCCAGCCAAAGGCGTTCTTGGAGGGGCCCCAAACTGCCACCCATTGCTGTGTGTTACATGCTACCCCATGAAAAATAAGTCTATGTAGTTTAAAATtatacttatatttttctttgaaaattccaTAGTCAGTCATAATAATAATTTCAACAACAAGACAAAAGTACACAACTTCAAGGAGCACCAATTCCTTAAGAATACAGAAGTGTTTCATATACCGCCAGTCCTCATAAGAACCTCACAGCGCCATGGGCAGCCCAGAAAGCAAACACGGACGTGTTGCCACGTACTTAACTGAGCTCACAGATTAAAAAGTAAAAGCCACGCATCGCCAGGGCTTTGTGTGTTGCAATCACAGGAGCTCATGGTGGAAAGAGACAAAAACATCCAGAACTTTAATTAAATATTATCAAGAAATACTGTGCTTTCAATGATTAAATAGAACCCCCCTTTCGGTACATTATATAACAAAGTACTGTCCCACAGTACCCAGGGAAGGCTGGGAAATAAATAATGTTGGCCTCAGACTCTGAGTCTCAGTCCAGGTGTGCATGGGGAGGTCAAGACTTCTGAGTTGGGGACTTCTGGTCCAGGAGCTTCATGGAATCCTTGACCCATTTCTCCCTGGGGTCAGCGCATACCTCCTTGGCCAGCTTAGTCTTGAAGCTGCAAGAGAAAGGGCACAACCAGGTAAGCATCTTGAGGGGGTCTGCCCAGGGGTGTGGCCCAGGGGGCCCTAGACCTAGCCAGCCCTTGCTCCCTGGGTGAGAGGCCTGGTccaggagtgagggaggggaggcagagggtggcTTCCAGAGGAAGTTCTGCTCTTGCTCCCCAGGTGACAccggccaggctcctggctgaagcACCTGGAACCATCTCACCAAGCCCCTAGAAGGGAGCCTGGGGTGACTGTGGACTCTTTTGTGGGTTGAAAGTCCCTGCGGATTAGATGGTCTATTTATCTGGCTCATGTGGCTGTGAATCCTGGTCTCTTTCCCTTGCTTCTCCGAGAGAAATttgggagagctggcctggtgcACTCACATCACAGCTGCTCGGGAACAATGGGCACTGGTGATTCTCGTGTAGCCCTCCAGCCTCTGGAAGGGAATCTTCCTGCTGACCACACCAAAGCAGCAGGTGACTGGGATGGAAATGGATTCTGAAAGAAATTTCACAAGTGAGACAGGATACACAGGAAAAATGCACCTGCaaaggagggagagggtgagaggggaCCAGAGGTCACCCTGCCAAGTCCTGATCCCAGAGGTAAAGCCTCACCCACACAACCCAGCTGTGTTGGTGGATCCCGGGAAACTTGGGTAAGAAGGCTCTTCACTGTTGGCCCATGCAAAGCTGCACATGCGTTGGATCTCAGCCAGTCGACCCCGTGGGCTGGTAGCTAACCTGTGTCATGCACTGAGATTCCTCGGGGGTGCTTATCCTCCTTACACGGCCACTGTGCTGGATGCTACACTAGACCATAACCCAAAACGTGAGACCACAGGCAGGGACTTCTTCCTCCCCACTGCTGCCTGAAAAGTCTTCCACACCCACGACCAGAATGGTGCTTCCTTCTGTGCCACTTCCCCAAACAAGGCGGCGTTAACGTAGCGGCTGCGCTCAGCCTGTCTCCCTAAAGCTGGTGTAAAGGATGATCGTAGGGACTGGCCTCAGGACCTTGGAGCTAAGTTGTGGCTCTGATGGGAGGTGGCTCCTTTTTAGCTCCTGTCTTGGCCTCTCTCCTTCTTCATAATGAAGAAGATGCAGCCCGTCTGGGATGGCTCCCACTTGGATGGCGGTAGCTGTGGTCGCTCAAGGGCTAAGCCTTAGGGAAGGAAGAGCCTCACCTGGCTGGGCGAGCACCTGGGAGCTGAAGACGGCCGCCATGAGCTGCAGGCTCAGAAGCACTGCGGAGATCTGCATGCTGGCGCTCAAGGAGCCGAGCTTGGAGGGAGAGCTGCAGGTCTCTGGGTTGGTCTCAGCCTCTCTGCTCCTCGGCGGGCCCTGCCTGCCTTTTATAGGGAACTGAGCCTTGGCTgggcaatcaaagaaggatgaAGCAAGACCCTGCATGTGCTTGCTGAGTAGACATCAGCGTGGGGTGATTTCCGGATAGGGAGAAAAGGAGGCTGCAAAGTTTCCATGTTTTGCTTCAACTTTGTGGAGCAGAAGCGGAAGGGTGTGTATTGTGCCTGACAAAACGTAGGAAGTGATCTCATTGGGTTATTAAGGGATCAGATTTCTCTGAAATGGAAAATGACCtgtaggaaaggaagaagggaaaccGAGGTCACAGTGGAGTGGAGAGGCAGTGACCTGCCCCTCTGTGGGTACCAGGAGGCTCTGATGGGTTCAAAGGCTTTGCATGTGCTCTTCGTCACACTTAgcttgcaggcatcccaacccaGGCAGCGTCTTTTAGATTCCCAGAGAGTTCCACAGGGCCTTGGCAGAATGCTAGATCCCAGGAATCCTCAGGACTTGCTGCCCTGCAATATTGGTGTTGTGGGCAGGTAGAACATGGTGGTCTCCAAGGTTTTATATAGGCGCTCAAGTCTCTTTCCAAGTGAAAT from Lepus europaeus isolate LE1 chromosome 18, mLepTim1.pri, whole genome shotgun sequence encodes the following:
- the LOC133777398 gene encoding C-C motif chemokine 8-like, translated to MQISAVLLSLQLMAAVFSSQVLAQPESISIPVTCCFGVVSRKIPFQRLEGYTRITSAHCSRAAVIFKTKLAKEVCADPREKWVKDSMKLLDQKSPTQKS